The Pelagibacterium halotolerans B2 genome has a segment encoding these proteins:
- a CDS encoding TrkH family potassium uptake protein → MLGATAYVTAFFTLVLSGMMLVPMLADLSVGNPDWQAFLISSLTAGVPSGFLVLATRREMPPFSLKFGFLLVNMIWASTSIVAALPLFLSGLSISFTDAVFEATSGITTTGSTILAGLDDMPPGLLLWRSMTQWFGGLGIIAMGLLLLPFLRVGGMQIYKLESSAQADSPFARFTKFSWAMVGLYLTLSLACALAYWFAGMSSFDAINHAMATVSTGGYSTHDASMGHFGLPVLVVGIVFMIGGALPFIAILRAVTTGRISAAFEAQVPVLLSILAVLSFVVFLSALVHWPSDPGALGVHSAFNIVSVVTTTGFASTDYTLWGSFVNVVFLLATFLGGAAGSTSGGIKTYRLIIIYQSLRNGLKELIYPNGIFVVRYEGREVPWQAIKSVYHFIGAFLVLLLAVTLVLGFTGLDVLTAFTGALTALTNVGPGLGEIIGPAGNFSSLEPLAKWALILAMLAGRLEILAILVLFSPAFWRR, encoded by the coding sequence ATGCTTGGTGCAACAGCTTACGTCACCGCGTTTTTCACGCTCGTTCTTTCAGGCATGATGCTTGTTCCCATGCTGGCCGATCTCTCTGTCGGCAATCCCGACTGGCAGGCCTTTCTCATCTCCTCGCTTACAGCGGGGGTCCCGTCGGGCTTTCTCGTTCTGGCAACCCGGCGCGAAATGCCGCCCTTCAGTCTTAAATTCGGCTTCCTGCTCGTCAATATGATCTGGGCCTCCACCTCGATCGTCGCCGCCCTGCCGCTTTTCCTCTCGGGACTGTCCATCAGCTTTACCGATGCCGTTTTCGAGGCGACCTCGGGCATCACGACTACAGGTTCGACAATTCTTGCCGGCCTTGACGATATGCCGCCGGGCCTCCTGTTGTGGCGCTCGATGACGCAATGGTTCGGGGGGCTGGGCATCATCGCCATGGGCCTGCTGCTCCTGCCGTTCCTTCGCGTCGGTGGCATGCAGATCTATAAACTCGAATCCTCGGCCCAGGCCGATTCGCCGTTCGCCCGGTTCACCAAGTTCTCATGGGCCATGGTGGGGCTCTATCTCACCCTCTCGCTCGCCTGTGCGCTGGCCTATTGGTTCGCCGGTATGTCGAGCTTCGATGCAATCAATCACGCCATGGCGACCGTCTCGACCGGCGGCTATTCCACACACGATGCCTCGATGGGACATTTCGGGCTTCCGGTCCTGGTTGTCGGCATCGTCTTCATGATCGGCGGCGCATTGCCATTCATCGCAATCTTGCGTGCGGTCACGACCGGACGGATTTCGGCGGCCTTCGAGGCGCAGGTGCCGGTGTTGCTCTCGATCCTGGCGGTTTTGAGCTTCGTTGTCTTTTTGTCGGCGCTGGTCCACTGGCCGTCGGACCCAGGTGCACTGGGGGTCCATTCGGCGTTCAATATAGTGTCGGTGGTAACCACCACCGGATTTGCCTCGACCGACTACACGCTCTGGGGGTCCTTCGTGAACGTCGTTTTCCTGCTCGCCACGTTTCTCGGTGGCGCGGCGGGTTCGACCAGCGGGGGTATAAAGACCTACAGGCTCATCATAATTTACCAGTCGCTGCGCAACGGGCTCAAGGAACTGATCTATCCAAACGGCATATTCGTCGTCCGCTACGAGGGCCGCGAAGTGCCCTGGCAGGCAATCAAATCGGTGTACCATTTCATCGGGGCGTTTCTTGTGCTCCTTTTGGCCGTCACACTGGTTCTCGGCTTCACCGGGCTCGACGTCCTGACGGCCTTCACCGGCGCGCTCACCGCCCTCACAAATGTCGGTCCCGGCCTGGGCGAGATCATCGGCCCGGCGGGCAATTTCTCATCACTGGAGCCTTTGGCAAAATGGGCCCTGATCCTGGCCATGCTGGCCGGACGCCTTGAAATCCTTGCAATTCTCGTCCTGTTCAGCCCTGCCTTCTGGCGGCGCTGA
- a CDS encoding transcriptional regulator: protein MDDTETPARSKSPLVIALGGIAVVGWAAFLILWFASSSNTGGLRNEINTLSSERDQLATDLRTLEESGMTLEELEAEVASLTEQRDRLTAERESAVAERDEARAELEGANAELQTVTDSLSEREDRIEQLQANLAEAESSFSEVQDRIAQSTAELADVGSRLQAARSEEAELRETAAQLTQEAADATRASAELESEVQAAREAQAQAQSQLAELRASQAEFEDQRESLETVVAELDGQRTELESQIADAQTQRDEVQAQLDTLTATLSERADQLAATEAEVAALQDEGDAAAQAALSGIVPGRFVGQGQGTNSLTFLFGDDGSFAAWEGVVLDADAAEPALSGTYAAGEGSLIIEEIDGGGSVPTPIECEIEAGESGLAVSGDCVLSGLTLRQVR from the coding sequence ATGGACGACACCGAAACCCCCGCCCGTTCGAAAAGCCCGCTCGTTATCGCCCTTGGGGGCATAGCCGTTGTGGGTTGGGCCGCCTTTCTCATCTTGTGGTTTGCGTCCTCGTCGAACACGGGCGGGCTGCGCAATGAGATCAACACGCTGTCATCGGAGCGCGACCAGTTGGCGACGGACCTGCGCACGCTGGAGGAGTCGGGAATGACCCTTGAGGAGCTGGAGGCCGAGGTCGCCAGCCTGACCGAACAGCGCGACAGGCTGACCGCGGAGCGCGAGAGCGCGGTTGCCGAACGCGATGAGGCCCGGGCCGAGCTGGAGGGCGCCAACGCCGAACTCCAGACCGTCACCGACTCGCTGAGCGAGCGGGAGGATCGGATCGAGCAATTGCAGGCCAATCTGGCGGAAGCGGAGAGCTCGTTCTCGGAAGTGCAGGACCGAATTGCCCAAAGCACCGCCGAGCTTGCCGATGTGGGGAGCCGGCTGCAGGCCGCGCGTAGCGAGGAGGCAGAGCTGCGCGAGACCGCTGCGCAACTGACCCAGGAAGCCGCCGACGCCACTCGCGCTTCGGCAGAACTGGAAAGCGAAGTGCAGGCGGCCCGTGAAGCACAGGCGCAGGCCCAGAGCCAACTCGCCGAGTTGCGGGCCAGCCAGGCGGAATTTGAAGACCAGCGTGAAAGTCTTGAAACAGTGGTGGCTGAACTGGACGGGCAACGGACCGAGTTGGAAAGCCAGATCGCCGACGCGCAAACCCAGCGTGACGAGGTGCAGGCGCAACTCGATACGTTGACGGCCACACTTTCCGAACGCGCGGACCAACTCGCCGCTACCGAAGCCGAAGTCGCGGCGCTCCAGGACGAAGGCGATGCAGCAGCACAGGCTGCACTGAGCGGCATCGTACCGGGCCGGTTCGTGGGACAAGGCCAGGGCACGAACAGCCTGACATTCCTTTTTGGCGATGACGGCTCGTTTGCCGCCTGGGAAGGCGTGGTGCTCGATGCCGACGCGGCAGAGCCCGCCTTGAGTGGCACTTACGCGGCGGGTGAAGGATCGCTGATCATCGAGGAGATCGATGGTGGCGGTTCGGTGCCCACACCGATCGAATGCGAAATCGAGGCCGGCGAGAGCGGACTGGCCGTTTCGGGAGATTGTGTGCTCTCGGGTCTCACCTTGCGGCAGGTTCGCTAA
- a CDS encoding YcgN family cysteine cluster protein, with amino-acid sequence MAFWDEKPLEAMTTEEWEALCDGCGKCCLLKLEDEDSGEIFPANVRCKLLDGETCGCSDYPNRQAKVPDCIKLTPEKVHEIAWIPKSCAYRRIAEGRGLAWWHPLVSGDPETVHAAGISVRGRTIAEADADTSDWESHIIDWVDWEPAE; translated from the coding sequence ATGGCATTCTGGGATGAAAAGCCGCTTGAGGCCATGACCACCGAGGAGTGGGAGGCGCTGTGCGACGGCTGCGGCAAATGCTGCCTGCTCAAGCTCGAGGACGAGGACAGCGGCGAGATTTTTCCCGCCAACGTCCGCTGCAAGCTGCTCGACGGCGAAACCTGCGGCTGCTCGGACTATCCCAACCGCCAGGCCAAGGTGCCCGATTGCATCAAGCTCACGCCCGAAAAGGTGCACGAGATCGCCTGGATTCCCAAGAGCTGCGCCTATCGCCGCATCGCCGAGGGCAGGGGGCTGGCCTGGTGGCACCCGCTGGTCTCGGGCGATCCCGAAACCGTCCACGCCGCCGGCATCTCGGTCCGCGGCCGCACGATTGCCGAGGCGGACGCGGATACGTCCGATTGGGAAAGCCACATCATCGATTGGGTCGATTGGGAGCCTGCGGAATGA
- the csgH gene encoding curli-like amyloid fiber formation chaperone CsgH translates to MTIDRRKAYSLSILGTAVALIAVGTASYARSTDDVADATRPVPCEVVSTAAGNGMALEAIYNAQGPANGTYSLSVKSVGGANSATIKQGGGFAAHAAGPISLGRVSVGNAPSYDIALTVEVDGVTHSCLDPQGNWA, encoded by the coding sequence ATGACCATCGATCGCCGCAAGGCCTATTCACTTTCCATTCTCGGCACCGCCGTGGCGCTCATTGCAGTGGGCACGGCCAGCTATGCCCGCTCGACTGACGACGTCGCAGACGCCACGCGGCCAGTCCCGTGCGAGGTGGTTTCGACCGCCGCCGGCAATGGCATGGCCCTCGAAGCCATCTACAATGCGCAGGGGCCCGCCAACGGCACCTATAGTCTTTCGGTCAAGTCTGTCGGCGGCGCCAACAGCGCCACCATCAAACAGGGTGGAGGCTTTGCCGCGCACGCTGCCGGACCGATCAGTCTCGGGCGCGTGTCGGTCGGCAACGCCCCTTCATACGACATTGCGCTGACCGTCGAAGTGGATGGGGTGACCCACTCCTGCCTCGATCCGCAGGGCAATTGGGCATGA
- a CDS encoding ArsR/SmtB family transcription factor yields MTESERLDATFIALADPTRRAILARLTKGEATVMELAAPFEMSQPAISKHIKMLERAGLVSRSRDAQKRPVKIEGVALKEATDWLENYREIWEANFSRLDTLLDELKAQRKKEQN; encoded by the coding sequence ATGACGGAATCCGAACGCCTCGACGCCACATTTATCGCCCTGGCTGATCCCACAAGGCGCGCCATCCTGGCGCGACTGACGAAGGGCGAGGCGACGGTGATGGAACTGGCGGCGCCCTTCGAGATGAGCCAACCGGCCATTTCCAAGCATATCAAGATGCTGGAGCGGGCCGGGCTGGTCTCGCGCAGCCGCGATGCGCAGAAGCGCCCCGTCAAGATCGAGGGCGTCGCGCTCAAGGAAGCCACGGACTGGCTCGAGAATTATCGCGAGATCTGGGAAGCAAATTTTTCCCGTCTGGATACGTTGCTGGACGAGTTGAAGGCGCAGCGCAAAAAGGAACAGAACTGA
- a CDS encoding ATP-binding cassette domain-containing protein, producing MYGSIEIRGARENNLKNVCVDIPKRKITVFTGVSGSGKSSLVFDTIAAESQRLINETYPAFVQQFMPHYGQPDADSLANISAAIIVDQQRLGGNSRSTVATATDTAQMLRVVFSRAANPALGSPGFYSYNDPRGMCAECEGIGQVAAMDMSAVVDEGKSLKQGALLAKGFEVDGWWSSIYFGSGLFDTDKPIRDFTADERSMLFDLDDGRKVKVGKINLTYQGVIPRLKRSLGDKDPEKLQPHMRAEYERIFTRKVCSSCNGTRLNAEALESRLSGKNIAELSAMQVSDLAAFIRALDAPNVKPMLDALAARLDNLVTIGLGYLSLDRESSTLSGGESQRVKMVRHLGSGLTDMLYVFDEPSVGLHPHDVGRLAGLMEQLRDKGNTVLVVEHKPDMIAIADHIVDMGPLAGSKGGEVVFEGNFEGLLASGTLTGNHMRKHQPIKTDGRKPKGNIAIENASLNNLKNLSVQIPTGVLTVVTGVAGSGKSSLIQGCLPRAHPDTVIIDQNLARGSRRSNTATYTGVLDSVRKAFAKENGVEASLFSANSKGACPDCNGLGVIYTDLAHLDPMATTCETCEGKRFTDEVLTYTLRGRTISDVYDFAIADALDFFTEPAVVKILKGLDDVGLGYLTLGQPLSTLSGGERQRLKLAAELGRKGQTYVLDEPTTGLHMNDVDTLIGLFDRLVDNGSTVIVIEHNLDVISRADWTIDLGPGAGHEGGAVVFEGAPADLARAEKSLTGQHLAAHQT from the coding sequence ATGTACGGCTCGATCGAAATCCGCGGCGCGCGCGAAAACAATCTCAAGAACGTCTGCGTGGATATCCCCAAGCGCAAGATCACGGTTTTCACCGGCGTTTCGGGTTCGGGCAAATCCTCGCTGGTCTTCGATACCATCGCCGCTGAATCCCAGAGGCTCATCAACGAGACCTATCCCGCCTTCGTCCAGCAGTTCATGCCCCATTACGGCCAGCCCGACGCCGACTCGCTGGCCAACATCTCGGCGGCCATCATTGTCGACCAGCAGCGTCTCGGCGGCAATTCGCGCTCGACGGTGGCCACGGCGACCGACACGGCACAAATGCTGCGGGTCGTCTTTTCGCGCGCCGCGAACCCGGCGCTCGGCTCCCCGGGGTTTTATTCCTACAACGACCCGCGCGGCATGTGCGCCGAATGCGAGGGCATCGGCCAGGTCGCGGCCATGGACATGAGCGCGGTGGTGGACGAGGGCAAATCGCTCAAGCAAGGTGCCCTGCTCGCCAAGGGCTTCGAGGTCGATGGCTGGTGGTCGTCGATCTATTTCGGCTCGGGGCTCTTCGATACCGACAAGCCGATCCGCGATTTTACCGCCGACGAGCGCTCCATGCTTTTTGATCTCGACGATGGCCGCAAGGTCAAGGTCGGCAAGATCAACCTCACCTATCAGGGCGTCATCCCGCGTCTCAAGCGTTCCCTTGGCGACAAGGACCCCGAAAAACTCCAGCCGCACATGCGCGCGGAATACGAGCGGATATTCACCCGCAAGGTCTGCTCGTCATGCAACGGCACCCGCCTCAACGCCGAGGCGCTCGAAAGCCGGCTTTCCGGCAAAAACATCGCCGAGCTTTCTGCAATGCAGGTCAGCGACCTTGCCGCCTTCATCCGCGCGCTCGATGCGCCCAACGTCAAACCCATGCTCGATGCGCTTGCAGCCCGGCTCGACAATCTCGTCACCATCGGGCTCGGCTATCTCAGTCTCGATCGGGAAAGCTCCACGCTATCGGGCGGCGAAAGCCAGCGGGTCAAGATGGTCCGGCACCTGGGCTCGGGGTTAACCGACATGCTCTATGTATTCGACGAACCCAGCGTCGGCCTGCACCCCCATGACGTCGGCCGCCTCGCCGGGCTCATGGAGCAATTGCGCGACAAGGGCAACACCGTCCTCGTCGTCGAGCACAAGCCCGACATGATCGCCATTGCCGATCACATCGTCGATATGGGGCCGCTTGCCGGATCGAAGGGCGGGGAAGTGGTGTTCGAGGGCAATTTCGAGGGCCTGCTCGCCTCGGGCACGCTCACCGGTAACCACATGCGAAAGCACCAGCCGATCAAAACCGACGGCCGCAAGCCCAAGGGCAATATCGCCATCGAAAACGCCAGCCTCAACAATCTCAAGAACCTGTCGGTTCAAATCCCCACCGGGGTTCTTACGGTCGTCACCGGCGTCGCGGGATCGGGAAAGTCCTCGCTCATTCAGGGCTGCCTGCCCAGGGCGCACCCCGATACCGTCATTATCGACCAGAACCTCGCGCGCGGCTCGCGGCGCTCCAACACCGCAACCTATACCGGCGTTCTCGACAGCGTCCGCAAGGCCTTCGCCAAGGAAAACGGTGTCGAAGCGTCGCTCTTTTCGGCCAATTCCAAGGGGGCATGTCCCGATTGCAACGGGCTGGGCGTGATCTATACCGACCTGGCCCATCTCGATCCCATGGCGACGACGTGCGAAACCTGCGAGGGCAAGCGCTTCACCGATGAAGTTCTCACCTACACACTGCGCGGCCGGACCATTTCGGACGTCTATGATTTCGCTATCGCCGATGCGCTGGACTTTTTCACCGAGCCTGCCGTGGTCAAAATCCTCAAGGGTCTCGACGATGTCGGGCTGGGCTATCTGACGCTCGGCCAGCCGCTTTCGACCCTCTCGGGCGGCGAACGCCAGCGATTGAAGCTGGCCGCCGAACTGGGCCGCAAGGGACAGACCTATGTGCTCGACGAGCCCACCACGGGCTTGCACATGAACGATGTCGACACCCTGATCGGCCTGTTCGATCGCCTCGTGGACAACGGCTCGACGGTCATCGTCATCGAGCACAATCTCGATGTGATTTCCCGCGCCGACTGGACCATCGATCTCGGCCCCGGCGCCGGCCATGAAGGCGGTGCGGTCGTTTTTGAGGGTGCTCCGGCTGATTTGGCTCGCGCCGAAAAATCGCTTACAGGTCAACACCTTGCGGCGCATCAGACCTGA
- a CDS encoding curlin has translation MFKKIVIAATLAASFGAMSAPAMANNIHINQFGWGHSAGGTQSGTGNTIGIFQDGWWNSSTNHQSGHGNVSASGQTGWNNEAETWQNGNFNEAGVGQFGSNHTSVLTQDGNGNVAAGVQVGNGCTASVDQNGSGNVAAFVQVCP, from the coding sequence ATGTTTAAAAAGATCGTCATCGCAGCCACCCTCGCTGCCAGCTTTGGTGCCATGAGCGCTCCCGCCATGGCCAACAACATTCACATCAACCAGTTCGGTTGGGGCCATTCGGCCGGCGGCACGCAGTCGGGCACCGGCAACACAATCGGCATCTTCCAGGATGGCTGGTGGAACTCCAGCACCAACCATCAGTCCGGCCACGGCAATGTTTCCGCCAGCGGCCAGACCGGCTGGAACAACGAGGCCGAGACCTGGCAGAACGGCAATTTCAACGAGGCCGGCGTTGGCCAGTTCGGGTCCAACCACACCTCCGTCCTGACCCAGGACGGCAATGGCAACGTCGCCGCCGGCGTCCAGGTCGGCAATGGCTGCACCGCCTCGGTCGATCAGAACGGGTCGGGCAATGTCGCCGCCTTCGTTCAGGTCTGCCCCTGA
- a CDS encoding SRPBCC family protein yields MSFSTTLSVSTPSDLEVVIERMFDAPADLVFDCYTQPDLVRRWMTGTEGWWVSTCDIDPRPGGTYRYVWSGPDGQSMGLKGIFHEVERPSRLVTTETFDDDFGMGKMLIESGFHAENGRTRLKQTITYESKGQRDASLATGMTEGMGESFDALAKLLAELTGK; encoded by the coding sequence ATGAGCTTTTCCACCACTCTTTCGGTTTCCACGCCGAGCGATCTCGAAGTCGTCATCGAGCGGATGTTCGATGCGCCTGCCGATCTGGTTTTCGATTGTTATACCCAGCCCGACCTCGTCCGGCGCTGGATGACCGGCACGGAGGGGTGGTGGGTTTCGACCTGCGATATCGATCCGCGCCCCGGCGGAACCTATCGCTATGTGTGGTCGGGTCCGGACGGCCAGAGCATGGGGCTGAAGGGCATTTTTCACGAGGTCGAGCGTCCGTCCCGGCTGGTGACCACCGAAACGTTCGATGACGATTTCGGCATGGGAAAAATGCTCATCGAGTCAGGATTTCACGCCGAAAATGGCCGAACTCGGCTCAAGCAGACCATCACCTATGAATCCAAGGGCCAGCGCGACGCCTCGCTGGCAACAGGCATGACCGAGGGCATGGGCGAAAGCTTCGACGCGCTTGCCAAATTGCTGGCAGAGCTGACCGGCAAGTAG
- a CDS encoding transglycosylase domain-containing protein, translating into MQDPFYTKQKRAKGKNRLLEADAWLDSFLYDGMRSTGRVYTRIQDFFSNFSVRGLRRIFVELASDALSFGAMGSVLMVALALSAMDATASGEFNRAEDYSVIFLDRYGNEIGRRGVRADDSVALSEIPDFLIKATLATEDRRFYEHFGIDVWGTVRALLSNAEGDSGLQGGSSITQQLAKNLFLSNERTLERKIKELFLAFWLEANYSKDEILKLYLDRAYMGGGTIGVVAAAEFYFGKPVQDIDLAEAAMLAGLYKAPSRFAPHMDIAAARGRANVVLTNMVNGGYLTEGQVTAARRRPAEPIDRSAEANSPNYFLDWAFLETKRIVGDSSEVGFVVRTTIDPDLQVHAEDAIISVLREQGAAYNVNQGAMVAMEHNGAVRAMVGGTDYGQSQFNRAVAPNRQPGSAFKPFVYATAFEMLGLTPRSSISDSPICIGNWCPQNYGRSFRGATTIRAAMAASINSVPVRLSTQTGREPIAEMAHRLGIRNEFPVTRSLALGVASVSALDMASAYAVFANGGYRATGFGVTRITTLRGEVIYEAHPDENRERLLDEQIVLSMNDILNAVNYGGTGGRAVVEGVPSAGKTGTTSSYRDAWYVGYTGNYVASVWYGNDNYTAMNNLTGGTLPAMSWQKFMAYAHTNIEVKPVFGVDMEPRPFIIADAEGGEDGEQAPERAPTLAPAAAIKLLDLSEQMRQSLADNGDGTIDQATAPVADASESL; encoded by the coding sequence GTGCAGGACCCGTTTTACACAAAGCAGAAGCGCGCCAAAGGCAAGAACCGGCTGCTCGAGGCCGATGCGTGGCTGGATTCGTTCCTTTATGACGGCATGCGCTCGACCGGACGAGTCTATACCAGGATTCAGGATTTCTTCTCCAATTTTTCGGTGCGGGGGTTGCGGCGGATTTTCGTCGAGCTGGCTTCGGACGCCCTGAGCTTTGGCGCCATGGGCTCGGTTCTGATGGTGGCGCTGGCGCTCTCGGCAATGGATGCGACGGCTTCGGGCGAATTCAACCGGGCCGAGGACTATTCGGTGATCTTTCTGGACCGGTACGGCAATGAGATCGGACGGCGCGGGGTTCGCGCCGATGATTCGGTGGCACTCTCGGAAATCCCCGATTTCCTCATCAAGGCGACGCTGGCCACCGAGGACCGGCGGTTTTACGAGCATTTCGGCATCGACGTCTGGGGCACGGTGCGCGCGCTGCTGTCCAACGCCGAAGGCGATTCAGGGCTGCAGGGCGGGTCGTCGATCACCCAGCAACTGGCCAAGAACTTGTTCCTGTCCAACGAACGCACGCTCGAGCGCAAGATCAAGGAGCTGTTCCTCGCCTTCTGGCTCGAGGCCAATTATTCCAAGGACGAAATCTTAAAGCTCTATCTCGACCGCGCCTATATGGGGGGCGGCACCATTGGCGTTGTCGCGGCTGCGGAATTTTATTTCGGAAAGCCGGTCCAGGATATCGACCTTGCCGAGGCGGCGATGCTGGCAGGGCTTTACAAGGCTCCGTCCCGCTTCGCCCCGCATATGGACATCGCGGCGGCGCGCGGGCGGGCCAATGTGGTGCTGACCAACATGGTCAATGGCGGCTATCTCACCGAGGGCCAGGTGACGGCGGCACGGCGGCGGCCGGCCGAACCGATCGACCGGTCGGCGGAAGCCAATTCGCCCAATTATTTCCTCGACTGGGCGTTTCTGGAAACCAAGCGCATCGTTGGCGACAGCAGCGAGGTCGGGTTCGTGGTGCGGACAACCATCGATCCCGATCTTCAGGTGCATGCCGAAGACGCGATAATTTCTGTCCTGCGCGAACAGGGCGCCGCCTACAACGTCAACCAGGGCGCCATGGTGGCAATGGAGCATAATGGTGCGGTCCGGGCGATGGTGGGCGGTACCGATTACGGGCAAAGCCAGTTCAACCGCGCGGTGGCGCCCAACCGGCAGCCGGGATCGGCCTTCAAGCCTTTCGTTTATGCAACCGCGTTCGAAATGCTCGGTCTTACGCCGCGCAGTTCGATTTCGGACTCGCCGATCTGCATCGGCAATTGGTGCCCGCAAAATTATGGGCGCTCGTTTCGCGGTGCCACGACGATTCGAGCCGCCATGGCCGCGTCGATCAACAGCGTGCCGGTGCGTCTGTCCACCCAGACCGGCCGGGAACCGATCGCCGAAATGGCGCATCGGCTGGGCATCCGCAACGAATTTCCCGTGACCCGTTCGCTGGCGCTGGGAGTGGCATCGGTCAGTGCGCTCGATATGGCCTCGGCCTATGCAGTGTTTGCCAATGGCGGCTATCGGGCAACCGGGTTCGGGGTCACCCGCATCACCACCTTGCGCGGCGAGGTGATCTATGAGGCCCATCCCGACGAGAACCGGGAACGTCTGCTCGACGAGCAGATCGTGCTGTCGATGAACGACATTCTCAATGCCGTCAATTATGGCGGAACGGGCGGGCGTGCGGTCGTGGAAGGCGTGCCCAGCGCGGGCAAGACCGGGACGACGAGTTCGTACCGCGACGCATGGTATGTGGGCTATACGGGCAATTATGTTGCATCGGTCTGGTACGGCAACGACAATTACACGGCCATGAACAATCTGACCGGCGGCACGCTGCCGGCCATGAGCTGGCAGAAATTCATGGCCTATGCGCATACAAATATCGAGGTGAAGCCGGTCTTCGGGGTCGATATGGAGCCCCGGCCCTTCATCATTGCCGACGCCGAAGGCGGTGAAGATGGAGAACAAGCGCCCGAGCGGGCGCCCACGCTGGCCCCGGCGGCAGCGATAAAGCTGCTTGATCTCTCCGAGCAAATGCGCCAATCCCTTGCCGACAACGGGGATGGAACCATCGATCAGGCAACCGCTCCCGTCGCGGACGCAAGCGAGAGTCTGTAA
- a CDS encoding DUF1254 domain-containing protein — translation MSRLLFWIFGGVVLGGLIHLVVILTLPDAAVRDVWHRLEAMAPLETTVVLDDLAPGEANPLGLDPELLYAVCRLELGDGPGIVNGELPLAFWSVSVFNRDGHVIYATTNRSGSGDLLDMGLFNPAQTRLLAEQRFEIDEGLLIVEAQGDSVAVVVRLAPPHPAMRERYREALSQLGCSTIR, via the coding sequence ATGAGCCGGCTGCTGTTCTGGATATTTGGCGGCGTGGTCCTGGGCGGGCTGATCCATCTTGTCGTCATTCTCACGCTGCCCGACGCCGCGGTTCGTGACGTCTGGCATCGGCTCGAGGCCATGGCTCCGCTCGAGACCACGGTGGTGCTCGACGATCTCGCGCCCGGCGAAGCCAATCCCCTCGGCCTCGACCCCGAACTTCTCTACGCCGTGTGCAGGCTGGAGCTCGGAGACGGGCCAGGCATCGTAAATGGCGAGCTGCCGCTGGCCTTCTGGTCGGTCTCGGTTTTCAACCGCGACGGCCATGTGATCTATGCCACAACCAATCGGTCGGGATCTGGCGACTTGCTCGACATGGGACTTTTCAATCCTGCCCAGACGCGCCTTCTGGCCGAACAGCGCTTCGAGATTGACGAGGGACTGCTGATCGTGGAGGCGCAGGGCGACAGCGTTGCTGTCGTCGTGCGGCTGGCACCACCGCATCCGGCCATGCGTGAACGCTATCGCGAGGCCCTCAGCCAGCTTGGCTGCTCGACGATCCGTTGA
- a CDS encoding DUF1214 domain-containing protein produces the protein MALIFRLLVGLVVALSVGFGTSYYALTDGRLFAAVRVGAWAAWPDIGQPTPDPYSRAYLARTGTLQLGYAEGLQFTAATDDSGDPLDARCQYRLTGKVPGASFWTLVATDPDGVNIAASPELPGLHSERVARWADGGLNATVGRAMGPGNWLEIEGNGMFRLVLTLYDAVVFSGANTTIEAMPSIEKVACQ, from the coding sequence TTGGCGTTGATTTTCCGACTGCTGGTTGGCCTCGTGGTCGCGCTCTCGGTGGGGTTCGGCACAAGCTATTATGCGCTGACGGACGGGCGATTGTTCGCGGCGGTCCGGGTGGGGGCATGGGCCGCGTGGCCCGACATCGGGCAACCCACGCCCGATCCCTACAGCCGGGCCTATCTGGCGCGCACAGGCACGCTGCAACTGGGCTATGCGGAAGGGCTGCAATTTACCGCCGCCACCGACGATTCCGGCGATCCGCTGGACGCGCGGTGCCAGTATCGCCTCACCGGCAAAGTGCCGGGCGCGAGTTTCTGGACCCTGGTGGCAACCGACCCCGACGGCGTCAACATCGCCGCCTCGCCCGAACTGCCGGGATTGCACAGCGAAAGGGTGGCCCGCTGGGCCGATGGCGGGCTCAACGCCACCGTCGGCCGGGCCATGGGGCCGGGAAACTGGCTGGAAATCGAGGGCAACGGAATGTTCCGGCTGGTCCTGACCCTTTATGATGCCGTGGTGTTTTCCGGGGCCAACACCACAATCGAGGCGATGCCGAGCATTGAAAAGGTGGCCTGCCAATGA